From Fibrobacter sp. UWR2, the proteins below share one genomic window:
- the bioF gene encoding 8-amino-7-oxononanoate synthase: MNRILDIFTKDALDAARANNTYRTMRLMETPESSCVKIRMPNGASQEQILLASNSYLDLANVDELKQAMAQAVLEWGTGSGGARLTTGNKTPHQELEEFIAKFKGEESAITFNTGYMANVGTISALCGKNDFIFSDELNHASIIDGIRLSRAKCFVYRHNDMADLDRVIKEAAATLDARPFRGLIVTDAVFSMDGDLANLPELLRLAKENDCLLMIDEAHATGVLGKTGRGLAEHYGCAHADVTIGTLSKAVAAEGGFVAGKQQLIDFLRNKARSFIFTTAMAPAVAAAACNNLHYIDAHPERVQNLRDNVKFFCEALQHEGVKVEQSPSAIVPIVIGDEARALEISAKLQNAGILIPAIRYPTVAKGQARLRASLMATHTHEQLQAAATVIAQAVKECV, translated from the coding sequence ATGAATCGCATTCTTGACATTTTTACGAAAGACGCTTTGGATGCAGCTCGGGCGAATAATACCTACCGCACCATGCGTTTGATGGAAACGCCGGAATCGTCATGCGTGAAAATCCGCATGCCCAATGGCGCTTCGCAGGAACAGATCCTGCTGGCTTCCAATTCTTACCTGGACTTGGCGAACGTCGACGAACTCAAGCAGGCGATGGCCCAGGCGGTTTTAGAGTGGGGGACTGGTAGCGGCGGCGCTCGGCTTACGACGGGCAACAAGACGCCCCATCAGGAACTGGAAGAATTTATCGCAAAATTCAAGGGCGAAGAATCCGCTATCACCTTCAATACGGGCTACATGGCGAATGTCGGTACGATTTCGGCGTTGTGCGGCAAGAACGACTTTATCTTTAGCGATGAATTGAACCACGCGAGCATTATTGACGGAATTCGGTTGTCGCGAGCTAAGTGCTTTGTTTACAGGCATAACGACATGGCGGATTTGGATCGGGTTATTAAAGAGGCCGCGGCGACACTAGATGCGCGGCCCTTCCGTGGGCTTATTGTGACCGACGCTGTTTTCAGCATGGATGGCGATCTTGCAAATTTGCCGGAACTCCTACGCCTCGCGAAAGAAAATGATTGTCTCTTGATGATTGACGAGGCGCATGCCACGGGCGTGCTCGGCAAGACCGGGCGCGGGCTTGCCGAACACTACGGCTGTGCTCACGCCGATGTAACTATTGGCACTTTGAGCAAAGCCGTCGCCGCCGAGGGCGGCTTCGTGGCGGGCAAGCAACAGCTGATTGATTTCCTCCGCAACAAAGCCCGCAGCTTTATCTTTACGACTGCGATGGCCCCTGCTGTTGCCGCCGCAGCCTGCAACAACTTGCACTACATCGATGCACACCCTGAACGCGTGCAGAACTTGCGCGATAACGTGAAATTTTTCTGCGAAGCCTTGCAGCATGAAGGCGTGAAAGTTGAACAGTCTCCTTCGGCGATTGTCCCGATTGTCATTGGCGACGAGGCCCGCGCTTTGGAAATTTCTGCAAAACTCCAGAATGCGGGAATACTCATTCCTGCGATTCGTTATCCGACGGTTGCCAAGGGCCAAGCCCGCCTGCGCGCAAGCTTGATGGCCACACACACGCACGAGCAACTTCAAGCCGCCGCAACAGTAATTGCGCAAGCAGTAAAGGAGTGTGTATGA
- the bioD gene encoding dethiobiotin synthase: MSKGYFVTATGTDVGKTFITALLVKKWRDSGIDAGYYKAALSGAELRDGKWVAGDADYVKRIANLPDAQEQLVSYVYKEAVSPHLAARKEGNPVELAKVKDDFDAARNRHEFIFAEGSGGIICPIRYDDQKIFLVDIMKTLDLPLVIVTTAALGSINACVLTVEYARSRGLDVCGLIVNRYGSSGNLEMEDDNIRMMQDLTGLEILAKVKNGDTDLGVQPF, encoded by the coding sequence ATGAGTAAAGGATATTTCGTCACAGCCACCGGAACCGATGTCGGCAAGACCTTCATCACCGCCCTTCTCGTAAAAAAGTGGCGCGATTCCGGCATTGATGCGGGCTATTATAAGGCTGCCCTTAGCGGCGCAGAACTCCGTGACGGCAAATGGGTTGCAGGTGATGCCGATTACGTGAAACGCATCGCAAATCTTCCCGATGCGCAAGAACAGCTCGTGAGTTATGTCTATAAAGAAGCTGTCTCTCCGCATCTCGCTGCCCGCAAAGAAGGCAATCCCGTAGAACTCGCGAAAGTCAAAGATGATTTTGATGCGGCCCGCAATCGCCACGAATTCATTTTCGCCGAAGGCAGCGGCGGCATTATTTGCCCCATCCGCTACGATGACCAGAAAATATTCCTCGTCGACATCATGAAAACGTTGGACCTTCCGCTGGTTATTGTTACGACGGCGGCTCTCGGCTCCATTAACGCTTGCGTGCTTACGGTAGAATACGCTCGCAGCCGCGGCCTCGATGTCTGCGGGCTCATCGTTAACCGCTACGGCTCTAGCGGAAACTTGGAAATGGAAGACGACAACATCCGCATGATGCAAGACCTGACGGGGCTTGAAATCCTTGCAAAAGTAAAAAACGGCGACACCGATCTAGGTGTGCAACCGTTTTAA
- a CDS encoding cation diffusion facilitator family transporter, with protein MNETENRQKVIVRTSIIGIAANIVLSAFKAFVGFATNSIAVTLDAVNNLSDALSSVITIVGAKLSNKLPDKKHPLGYGRIEYLSAMVVAAIVLYAGGTSAVESVKKIIHPEAADYSTVSLVIIASAVVVKLVLGKFVKRQGKRVNSGALVASGADALFDAILSLSVLASAIVFILTGISLEAYVGLVISGFIIKSGIGMLIETLDDILGKRADGDLVKKIKALLTEEPQVRGAYDVILNNYGPDKFLGSVHMELPDTMTVEEVDVLTRRVQARVLKETGVILTGVGVYSHNTKNDEAAKIRSNVLKLVKEHPWALQLHGFYVNLEDRTMRFDVVMNFEINPQEGLDILHKEISEAYPDYDLHIAADIDAS; from the coding sequence ATGAACGAAACGGAAAATCGCCAAAAGGTCATTGTTCGGACAAGTATTATCGGCATTGCAGCAAACATCGTGCTGTCGGCGTTCAAGGCGTTCGTCGGCTTTGCTACAAACTCCATCGCCGTGACGCTCGATGCGGTGAACAACCTTTCCGACGCACTCTCCTCGGTCATTACGATTGTGGGCGCAAAGCTTTCGAACAAGTTGCCCGACAAAAAACATCCGCTCGGTTACGGGCGAATCGAATACCTGAGCGCGATGGTGGTCGCGGCAATCGTGCTCTACGCCGGCGGTACCTCGGCGGTGGAATCGGTCAAGAAAATCATCCACCCCGAAGCAGCAGACTACTCCACAGTTTCGCTGGTGATTATCGCCTCGGCGGTGGTGGTAAAACTCGTGCTCGGCAAATTCGTGAAGCGCCAGGGCAAACGCGTAAATTCGGGTGCACTCGTCGCCTCGGGCGCAGACGCGCTGTTCGACGCCATCCTCTCCCTTTCGGTGCTGGCATCGGCCATCGTCTTCATCCTCACGGGCATTTCGCTTGAAGCCTACGTGGGCCTCGTGATTTCAGGATTCATCATCAAGTCGGGCATCGGCATGCTGATCGAAACCCTGGACGACATTCTGGGCAAGCGCGCCGATGGCGACCTGGTCAAGAAAATCAAGGCGCTACTCACCGAAGAACCGCAAGTCCGCGGCGCTTACGACGTCATTCTCAACAATTACGGCCCAGACAAGTTTCTCGGTTCCGTGCACATGGAACTCCCCGACACCATGACCGTCGAAGAAGTCGACGTACTGACCCGCAGGGTACAGGCACGCGTACTCAAAGAAACCGGCGTGATTCTCACGGGCGTAGGCGTGTATTCACACAACACCAAGAATGACGAAGCTGCCAAAATTCGCAGCAACGTGTTGAAGTTGGTAAAGGAGCACCCTTGGGCATTGCAACTCCACGGCTTTTATGTGAACCTTGAAGACCGCACCATGCGTTTTGACGTGGTCATGAACTTCGAAATCAACCCTCAAGAAGGTCTGGACATCCTGCACAAGGAAATCAGCGAAGCCTACCCCGACTACGATTTACATATCGCCGCCGATATCGACGCATCGTAG
- a CDS encoding 6-carboxyhexanoate--CoA ligase, whose product MDYYSLKMRASQQVGEGEQKHEQHISGAERIVNRDSVEAVCTAMVRRAMTHSKGDPDFINVKIEKVHESDIQILKALPVTRIDVETWQEGLEKAFGLIAPLMGSGCGLREKLQELLRETFPMRGAMLYDIATGERLEPDHERGVRATYMDALHSSEVDGCKNHFNEAIVLATKVANAPGMVAEFCVSDDPNYVTGYVASKELGYVRIMKMKEMGDENGGRIFLFDSRKVSAEECIEYLQKKKILVDVGA is encoded by the coding sequence ATGGATTATTACAGCTTGAAAATGCGTGCCTCGCAGCAAGTGGGCGAGGGCGAACAGAAACACGAACAGCATATTTCCGGCGCAGAACGCATTGTAAATCGGGATTCTGTTGAGGCTGTTTGTACGGCGATGGTGCGTCGGGCCATGACGCATTCCAAGGGCGACCCGGATTTTATCAACGTGAAAATCGAGAAGGTTCACGAAAGCGATATCCAGATTTTAAAGGCCTTGCCGGTGACGCGCATAGATGTGGAAACCTGGCAGGAAGGGCTTGAAAAGGCTTTTGGACTGATTGCTCCGCTGATGGGTTCTGGCTGCGGGCTTCGCGAAAAATTGCAAGAGCTCTTGCGCGAAACTTTCCCGATGCGTGGGGCGATGCTGTACGATATCGCGACGGGTGAGCGCCTGGAACCGGACCACGAACGTGGCGTGCGCGCGACTTATATGGATGCACTCCATTCGAGCGAAGTGGATGGTTGCAAGAATCACTTTAACGAAGCGATTGTGCTGGCGACCAAGGTGGCGAATGCTCCCGGAATGGTTGCAGAATTTTGCGTGAGCGACGACCCGAATTACGTGACGGGCTATGTGGCGAGCAAGGAACTTGGCTATGTGCGCATCATGAAGATGAAGGAAATGGGCGATGAAAACGGAGGCCGCATTTTCTTGTTTGATTCGCGCAAGGTAAGTGCCGAAGAATGTATTGAGTACTTGCAGAAGAAGAAAATTTTGGTGGATGTCGGGGCATGA
- the carB gene encoding carbamoyl-phosphate synthase large subunit, translating to MPKRTDIKKIMLIGSGPIVIGQGCEFDYSGVQACKVLRREGYEVVLVNSNPATIMTDPEMADRTYIEPLSVDILHEIIRRERPDALLPTLGGQTALNLAMELNERGILDRYQVELIGAKAESIQRAEDRHLFKEAMLKIGLDLPRSGSAHSMSEATAIAHTIGSWPLIIRPGFTLGGTGGGIAHNPEEFETIVNRGLDASLNNEVLIEESLLGWKEFEMEVMRDKKGNAVIVCSIENLDPMGVHTGDSITVAPIQSLDDRAYQAMRDDSLKVMEAIGVETGGSNVQWAIEPKTGRRIIIEMNPRVSRSSALASKATGFPIAKIAALLAVGYTLDELRNDITQTTPSCFEPALDYVVVKVPRFTFEKFPKADSTLGTQMKSVGEAMAIGTNFKQAMQKALRSLETGFGGFGACAKCEKFKEYDDETLAKEVARPSAERIFVLHEALRRKWGVEKLYEITKIDRYFLRHLEELALYEDEILSAGSLENLAKDLPLFRQAKELGYSDIQIGYLFHKTPEEVMAVRKQIGLIPSYYSVDTCAGEFEAITPYYYSCYAENSEPVREIPGHGHKKRIMVLGGGPNRIGQGIEFDYCCCHAAFTLRREGYEVIMVNSNPETVSTDYDTSDKLYFEPLTLEDVMGIYEREKCAGVIVQFGGQTPLNLAMRLKKAGANVVGTSPEDIDLAEDRDFFKQLVDKVGIKQAESGIAHNVEEALAIVEKIGYPVLVRPSFVLGGRGMVIVYKEKYLRKFVEEAAAIGEGKPILIDRFLEDATELDVDCISDGKHTVVGAIMEHVEPAGIHSGDSASVIPPMTLSKEIQDKVRAYAKEFAKELHVCGLMNMQLAVKDGELYMIEVNPRASRTVPFVSKSIGVPLASYASRCMLGETLEQIGFTEEVHVPYVSVKEAVFPFVKFPGVDITLSPEMKSTGEVMSIDRDRGLAYLKSQLASGNKVPSQGNIFVSLKDEDKQKAVPLIRQLVNLGYELYATRGTSTMLYNEGIKTRAVFRISRGRPNLLDLIHDKEVQWIVNTTENGAEAMVDEIQMRSKAVVSGIPITTTIAALTSTVEGLMDKHDFGRFEVCSLQEYHRHVKK from the coding sequence ATGCCTAAGCGTACCGACATCAAGAAGATTATGCTCATTGGCTCCGGCCCGATTGTGATTGGCCAGGGCTGCGAATTCGACTACTCCGGCGTGCAGGCCTGCAAGGTGCTGCGCCGCGAAGGCTACGAAGTGGTGCTCGTGAACTCCAACCCGGCCACCATCATGACCGACCCCGAAATGGCCGACCGCACCTACATCGAACCGCTAAGCGTCGATATCCTGCACGAAATCATCCGTCGCGAACGCCCGGACGCTTTGCTCCCGACTCTCGGTGGCCAGACGGCACTCAACCTCGCGATGGAACTGAACGAACGCGGCATTTTGGACCGCTACCAGGTGGAACTCATCGGCGCCAAGGCCGAATCCATCCAGCGCGCCGAAGACCGTCACCTGTTCAAGGAAGCCATGCTCAAGATCGGGCTGGACCTCCCGCGCTCCGGTTCGGCGCACTCCATGTCTGAGGCGACCGCAATCGCCCACACCATCGGCAGCTGGCCGCTCATCATCCGTCCGGGCTTTACCCTCGGTGGCACGGGTGGCGGTATCGCCCACAATCCCGAAGAATTCGAAACCATCGTGAACCGCGGTCTCGACGCCTCGCTCAACAACGAAGTGCTTATCGAAGAATCTCTCCTCGGCTGGAAAGAATTCGAGATGGAAGTCATGCGCGACAAGAAGGGCAACGCCGTTATCGTGTGCTCCATCGAGAACCTCGACCCGATGGGCGTGCATACCGGCGACTCCATCACGGTCGCCCCGATCCAGAGCCTTGATGACCGCGCCTACCAGGCCATGCGTGATGACTCCCTGAAGGTCATGGAAGCTATCGGCGTGGAAACCGGTGGATCCAACGTGCAGTGGGCCATTGAACCCAAGACCGGTCGCCGCATCATCATCGAAATGAACCCGCGCGTGAGCCGTTCTTCTGCACTTGCCTCCAAGGCAACGGGCTTCCCCATCGCAAAGATTGCGGCCCTCCTCGCCGTGGGCTACACGCTCGACGAACTCCGCAACGACATTACGCAGACGACCCCGAGCTGCTTTGAACCGGCTCTCGACTACGTTGTCGTGAAGGTCCCGCGTTTCACGTTCGAAAAATTCCCGAAGGCTGATTCTACGCTCGGCACCCAGATGAAGTCTGTGGGCGAAGCGATGGCCATCGGCACAAACTTCAAGCAGGCCATGCAGAAGGCGCTGCGCTCCCTCGAAACGGGATTCGGCGGATTCGGTGCCTGCGCCAAGTGCGAAAAGTTCAAGGAATACGACGACGAAACGCTCGCCAAGGAAGTCGCCCGCCCGAGCGCCGAACGCATCTTCGTGTTGCACGAAGCACTGCGCCGCAAGTGGGGCGTCGAGAAGTTGTACGAAATCACGAAAATCGACCGCTACTTCTTGCGTCATCTCGAAGAACTCGCCCTCTACGAAGACGAAATCCTTTCCGCAGGCTCTCTCGAAAACCTCGCGAAGGACTTGCCGCTCTTCCGCCAGGCCAAGGAACTCGGCTACAGCGATATCCAGATTGGTTACCTGTTCCACAAGACTCCCGAAGAAGTCATGGCGGTGCGCAAGCAAATCGGCCTTATCCCGAGCTACTACTCCGTGGATACCTGCGCCGGCGAATTCGAAGCCATCACGCCGTATTACTACAGCTGCTATGCGGAAAACTCTGAGCCCGTCCGCGAAATCCCGGGTCACGGCCACAAGAAGAGAATCATGGTGCTCGGCGGCGGTCCGAACAGAATCGGTCAGGGTATCGAATTCGACTACTGCTGCTGCCATGCCGCCTTTACGCTGCGTCGCGAAGGCTACGAAGTCATCATGGTGAACTCCAACCCCGAAACGGTTTCCACCGACTACGACACTTCGGACAAGCTCTACTTTGAACCGCTCACGCTCGAAGACGTGATGGGCATTTACGAACGCGAAAAGTGCGCGGGCGTCATCGTGCAATTCGGCGGCCAGACTCCGCTGAACCTCGCCATGCGTCTCAAGAAGGCCGGAGCAAACGTCGTCGGCACGAGCCCCGAAGACATCGACCTCGCCGAAGACCGCGATTTCTTCAAGCAGTTGGTTGACAAGGTCGGCATCAAGCAGGCCGAAAGCGGCATCGCCCACAACGTGGAAGAGGCCCTCGCCATCGTCGAGAAAATCGGCTACCCCGTTTTGGTGCGCCCGAGCTTCGTTCTCGGCGGCCGCGGCATGGTGATTGTCTATAAGGAAAAGTACCTGCGCAAGTTCGTGGAAGAAGCTGCAGCCATTGGCGAAGGCAAGCCGATTCTCATCGACCGCTTCCTCGAAGACGCCACCGAACTCGACGTAGATTGCATCAGCGACGGCAAGCACACCGTGGTAGGCGCCATCATGGAACACGTGGAACCCGCAGGCATCCACTCCGGCGACTCCGCAAGCGTCATCCCGCCGATGACCCTCTCCAAGGAAATCCAGGACAAGGTCCGCGCCTACGCCAAGGAATTCGCGAAGGAACTCCACGTTTGCGGCCTCATGAATATGCAACTCGCCGTGAAAGATGGCGAACTCTACATGATCGAAGTTAACCCGCGTGCATCCCGCACCGTGCCGTTCGTTTCCAAGTCCATCGGCGTCCCGCTTGCAAGCTATGCTAGCCGCTGCATGCTCGGCGAAACCCTCGAACAAATCGGCTTCACCGAAGAAGTCCACGTGCCTTACGTGAGCGTCAAGGAAGCCGTCTTCCCGTTCGTCAAGTTCCCGGGTGTCGATATCACGCTTTCTCCGGAAATGAAATCCACCGGCGAAGTCATGAGCATCGATCGCGACCGCGGCCTTGCCTACCTCAAGAGCCAGCTGGCATCGGGCAACAAGGTCCCGAGCCAGGGCAACATCTTCGTCTCGCTCAAGGACGAAGACAAGCAGAAGGCTGTGCCGCTCATCCGCCAACTCGTGAACCTCGGATACGAACTGTACGCCACCCGCGGCACCTCTACGATGCTCTACAACGAAGGCATCAAGACCCGCGCCGTGTTCCGCATCTCCCGTGGCCGTCCGAACCTGCTCGACCTCATTCACGACAAGGAAGTCCAGTGGATCGTGAACACCACCGAAAACGGCGCCGAAGCCATGGTCGATGAAATCCAGATGCGCTCCAAGGCTGTTGTGTCGGGCATTCCTATCACCACGACCATCGCCGCCCTCACCTCTACCGTGGAAGGCCTCATGGACAAGCACGACTTCGGCCGCTTTGAAGTCTGTAGTTTGCAAGAGTACCATCGCCACGTGAAGAAGTAA
- a CDS encoding CTP synthase: MAKATAKKQTKYIFITGGVVSSLGKGITSASLALLLKSRGYKVFMQKLDPYLNVDPGTMSPYQHGEVFVTDDGYETDLDLGHYERFAGVQCSKASSYTSGRIYSSVLAKERAGKYLGGTVQVIPHITNEIKDAFRSAAESGADIVLCEIGGVAGDIESLPFLEAARQFRFEVGVENTCFVHLVLVPYLKAAGELKTKPSQHSVAELRNIGIFPDILVCRTEMTIPQDHLDKLALFCNVKPECVIEEKDVTDSVYAVPRELSKQELDLRVLEQLRLSVHPIIHSEWDKLVKKATQPKYECTIALVGKYIAIRDAYKSVHEALQHAGMEHNAKVKVECIEAEELEKNPNLIKNADGILIPGGFGSRGVNGKCVAIKYAREHKVPLLGICLGMQCCVIEFARDVLGWKDANSTEFDEKTAHPVIDLMDEQKNVTEKGGTMRLGAYPCKLMKDSNAAKLYKSEKISERHRHRYEFNYNSEFRVALEKAGLKIAGTSPDGKLVEMVEIKNHPYFEACQFHPEFKSRPTAPHPLFSGLVKAALAQKNASKKMTKEKVDSRLRGNDKNGGKKNA; encoded by the coding sequence ATGGCTAAGGCAACCGCAAAGAAACAGACCAAGTACATCTTCATTACCGGCGGTGTGGTCAGCTCCCTCGGTAAAGGCATCACCTCCGCTTCGCTGGCGCTGCTGCTCAAGAGTCGCGGCTACAAGGTGTTCATGCAGAAGCTGGACCCGTACCTGAACGTGGACCCGGGCACCATGAGCCCTTACCAGCACGGCGAAGTCTTCGTGACCGACGACGGCTACGAAACCGACCTTGACTTGGGCCACTACGAACGTTTCGCAGGCGTGCAGTGCTCCAAGGCATCCAGCTACACTTCGGGCCGCATCTATTCTTCCGTGCTCGCTAAGGAACGCGCGGGCAAGTACCTCGGCGGTACGGTGCAGGTGATTCCGCACATCACCAACGAAATCAAGGACGCCTTCCGTTCCGCCGCCGAAAGCGGTGCCGACATCGTGCTCTGCGAAATCGGCGGTGTGGCAGGCGACATCGAATCGCTCCCCTTCTTGGAAGCAGCAAGACAGTTCCGCTTCGAAGTCGGCGTCGAGAACACCTGCTTTGTCCATTTGGTATTGGTGCCTTACCTCAAGGCTGCCGGCGAACTCAAGACAAAGCCCTCGCAACACTCCGTGGCAGAACTCCGCAACATCGGTATCTTCCCGGACATTCTCGTGTGCCGCACCGAAATGACAATCCCGCAGGATCACCTCGACAAACTTGCCCTCTTCTGCAACGTGAAGCCCGAATGCGTGATTGAAGAAAAGGACGTGACGGATTCTGTGTACGCCGTGCCCCGCGAACTTTCCAAGCAGGAACTTGACCTCCGCGTGTTGGAACAGCTCCGCCTGAGCGTGCACCCGATTATCCACTCCGAATGGGACAAGCTCGTCAAGAAGGCAACCCAACCGAAGTACGAATGCACCATCGCGCTGGTGGGCAAGTACATCGCCATCCGCGACGCCTACAAGTCCGTGCACGAAGCCCTGCAACATGCCGGCATGGAACACAACGCCAAGGTGAAAGTGGAATGCATCGAGGCCGAAGAACTCGAAAAGAATCCGAACCTCATCAAGAACGCCGACGGCATCCTGATTCCGGGCGGTTTCGGTAGCCGCGGTGTGAACGGCAAGTGCGTGGCTATCAAGTATGCCCGCGAACACAAGGTCCCGCTGCTCGGCATCTGCCTTGGCATGCAATGCTGCGTGATTGAATTTGCACGCGATGTGCTCGGCTGGAAAGACGCCAACTCCACGGAATTCGACGAAAAGACAGCCCACCCGGTTATCGACCTGATGGACGAACAGAAGAACGTCACTGAAAAGGGTGGCACCATGCGCCTGGGCGCTTACCCGTGCAAGCTCATGAAGGATTCCAACGCCGCAAAACTCTACAAGAGCGAAAAGATTAGCGAGCGTCACCGCCACCGCTACGAATTCAACTACAACAGCGAATTCCGCGTCGCCTTGGAAAAGGCCGGCCTGAAAATCGCCGGCACATCGCCCGATGGCAAGCTCGTCGAAATGGTAGAAATCAAGAACCACCCGTACTTTGAAGCCTGCCAGTTCCATCCGGAATTCAAGAGCAGGCCCACCGCGCCGCATCCGCTGTTCAGCGGACTCGTGAAAGCCGCACTCGCGCAGAAAAACGCATCGAAAAAAATGACAAAAGAGAAAGTAGATTCCCGCCTTCGCGGGAATGACAAGAATGGAGGCAAGAAGAATGCCTAA
- a CDS encoding glycoside hydrolase family 30 beta sandwich domain-containing protein: MSFSFKGFPFFAGFVAFLGTLASAATINVDIGKEYQRISGFGAASAWAGSITDKNAAFLWDSTSGAGLTLHRIRIAPDGTTSETSIAKKASEYGVKVWAAPWTSRYTINYDGDKKHLDFNHAQDWANTILKFTQDMRKAGVNLYAISSQNEPDGTGDNHYEPDELARWVGDYLGPTLDTTGIKIIGTEAINWYGFPNYKKAFFNNPAALKYTDIFGTHEYGGDPAAYPEIHEAGKEFWETEVYDLGSNKEDVGMGSALRVAGVIHDALTIANMNAWHFWWIYSCSEASCGNGALWPQGQGNPDNVEPTKRLWVMGNFSRFARPGSWRIDATKNPERDVKVTAYRDSLKTKIAVVILNSKNEEFKADFDFGNTKIGSFKPYVTDDNSNLKEGTEVKVDGTKCSFSVPTRSATTIEFVLWQEPKVEPPSDSTDAIAFGTHAAPQNLQSTYKVFSPLGAFIGEFQAGHIGDLRNAMTNAGLRRGVYMVKCGNAKMQHMILK, translated from the coding sequence ATGTCGTTTTCATTTAAGGGATTTCCCTTTTTTGCAGGTTTTGTCGCGTTTTTGGGCACCCTCGCCAGTGCGGCAACGATTAACGTAGATATCGGCAAGGAATACCAGCGCATCAGCGGCTTTGGGGCTGCCTCGGCATGGGCCGGTTCCATCACCGACAAGAATGCCGCCTTTCTTTGGGACTCCACCAGTGGCGCCGGGCTTACGCTGCACCGCATCCGTATCGCCCCGGACGGCACCACATCTGAAACGAGTATCGCAAAAAAGGCGAGTGAATACGGCGTCAAAGTCTGGGCAGCCCCGTGGACATCTAGATACACCATAAATTACGACGGTGACAAAAAGCACCTGGATTTCAATCACGCTCAGGACTGGGCCAACACCATCTTGAAGTTTACGCAAGACATGCGGAAGGCTGGCGTTAATCTATATGCAATTTCGTCGCAAAACGAGCCCGACGGCACCGGCGACAACCACTACGAACCCGATGAATTGGCGCGTTGGGTCGGCGACTACCTTGGCCCCACCCTCGATACCACGGGCATCAAAATCATTGGCACCGAAGCTATTAACTGGTACGGATTCCCCAATTACAAAAAAGCCTTCTTCAACAATCCCGCCGCCCTGAAATACACCGATATTTTTGGGACGCACGAATACGGCGGAGACCCGGCGGCTTATCCCGAAATCCACGAAGCCGGCAAGGAATTCTGGGAAACCGAAGTCTATGATCTTGGAAGTAACAAGGAAGACGTGGGCATGGGAAGTGCTCTCCGCGTTGCAGGCGTAATCCATGACGCCCTGACTATTGCGAACATGAACGCCTGGCATTTCTGGTGGATTTATTCCTGCAGCGAAGCCAGTTGCGGCAACGGAGCCCTCTGGCCGCAAGGACAAGGCAACCCCGACAATGTGGAGCCTACCAAGCGACTCTGGGTCATGGGGAACTTCAGCCGCTTCGCGCGACCCGGCTCCTGGAGAATCGACGCCACCAAGAATCCCGAAAGAGATGTAAAGGTCACCGCCTACCGCGACTCCCTCAAGACGAAAATCGCAGTCGTCATTCTCAATTCCAAGAATGAGGAGTTCAAGGCGGACTTTGATTTCGGAAACACAAAAATTGGAAGTTTCAAACCCTACGTCACCGACGACAATAGCAACCTCAAAGAAGGAACCGAAGTCAAGGTTGATGGTACAAAGTGCAGTTTCAGCGTCCCGACCCGCAGTGCAACGACCATCGAATTCGTTCTGTGGCAGGAGCCAAAGGTTGAACCGCCTTCAGACTCTACCGATGCAATTGCCTTCGGAACGCATGCTGCGCCCCAAAACCTTCAAAGTACATATAAAGTATTTAGCCCGCTCGGCGCGTTCATCGGCGAATTCCAAGCCGGACATATCGGCGATCTCCGCAACGCCATGACAAACGCAGGCTTAAGACGCGGTGTGTATATGGTCAAATGCGGCAATGCGAAAATGCAACATATGATTTTGAAATAG